The following proteins come from a genomic window of Metarhizium brunneum chromosome 2, complete sequence:
- the Camkk1 gene encoding Calcium/calmodulin-dependent protein kinase kinase 1: protein MDSSHRPQQQSSQPSPEPTALQPLHTHLPQSTSLPLRTASSTPVSSPGLFSPSASRHNLANLPYTSVSECNTPAPIGSSPFLHPLQTHRVRETHKALIDSDNITGRKSINQYEVIEEIGRGMHGKVKLARNLETSDNVAIKIIPRFSKKRRLGKVMALSPQDKTKKEIAILKKIRHPNVVALLEVIDDPELKKIYMVLEHVELGEIVWRKKGLPHICQYERRRVEREMGGPAPSAEEERYNQHLERRQAIKELKRAKMAQTFAGPSDYWSVEHGAADEGSSVGHWSRISSHEDFALTDGPSSPSGSRRSSAAPSRSMSIASTGLMPSELAEDISWVDDMETPGPLHSAPGSTTALDGTMHGAYTEDAPRRQFRERSPSMADSIISHMSSVDYNPYAHDPFGEDYSFVPCFTFDQARSTFRDTVLGLEYLHYQGVVHRDIKPANLLWTKDHRVKISDFGVSYFGRPIRDGEPDDTVSESEAKDFDDDLELAKTVGTPAFFAPELCYTDVDSKHQPKVSEQIDVWSLGVTLYCLIFARIPFLAEDEFQMFRKIATEDVHIPRRRLKPVDPSTSPAEHSLYKRQNAHPYRDDNDLEYEDVDNLLYDLLRQMLTKNPEKRIRLRDIKRHPWVVHGINNVVGWLDDTDPARPSQGRKIQVDEKEMSYAVVPLTFLERARSVVKKAVGRVMHPLVERSDSKSRRRATSSVASSAGDSIFKNGGANLHPGFERRPSLRGEDYFGSVAKDVLAGSSQPAITAPSTATVQTDGAYDPLATVLQPVEGAKDHRHHQLWTAPGNNDASNGSSDFASATACSRRFQRHAGHRKMAPQFLQLAPALPETQSTPVTPHVEVHPQLPRDGSRRSRALESQSEDNSRSASIERGVFMSADKRTNGSCSVSTATASGTMHRHPGPIRSLDLGRGSRGGYNTPSPLSSSPQASSATYQHGQPRSDPNLQNRFGFGVNAQQTAAAQGHGAKASVSLVDQSGFISMSPETIQAAVEPLCQSQILSPRKVEPANVPCPPSPGSQDWTQHPAAPPRDDTMTTTKSSSLESMDGMGTPLTSPSETTSPLHTDPPKSASGRLLVFQSDPSLPALLSGASSVSADMEAEHLARSGSGGQTCRYEGSSEAITPPALVKEPASGFPMTSMFKHSQSLGGDSSLHLQLEHDRTHTTEDMDSRTPRVDEDDDSDEGIFLMTKSKKKASPTSASHSSRPFEAKRRDTGASTASDETAKKVSVYDEDSMRLRDS from the exons ATGGACTCATCTCACAGACCACAACAACAATCATCACAACCCTCGCCGGAGCCGACTGCGCTGCAGCCTCTGCACACTCATCTCCCGCAGTCGACATCGTTGCCGCTTCGTACCGCCAGCAGCACGCCTGTATCCTCCCCCGGCCTCTTCAGCCCGTCTGCCTCGCGACACAACCTCGCAAACCTTCCCTACACTTCCGTCTCCGAATGTAATACGCCGGCGCCAATTGGAAGCAGCCCGTTTCTTCACCCGTTGCAGACTCATCGAGTTAGAGA AACCCACAAAGCCCTGATCGACTCTGATAACATCACCGGCCGCAAGTCCATCAACCAGTATGAGGTCATTGAGGAGATTGGTCGTGGAATGCACGGCAAGGTCAAGCTTGCTCGAAACCTTGAAACTTCTGATAATGTCGCCATCAAAATCATTCCTCGATTCTCAAAGAAACGACGACTGGGTAAAGTGATGGCCCTGTCGCCACAAGACAAGACCAAAAAGGAGATTGCCATTCTCAAGAAAATCCGTCATCCCAACGTCGTCGCCTTGCTCGAAGTCATCGACGACCCTGAACTAAAGAAGATCTACATGGTACTCGAGCATGTTGAACTCGGTGAGATTGTCTGGCGAAAGAAGGGTTTACCGCACATCTGCCAGTATGAGCGACGCAGAGTCGAACGAGAAATGGGCGGCCCTGCGCCctccgccgaggaggagcgatACAATCAACATCTCGAACGCCGACAAGCCATCAAAGAATTAAAgcgggccaagatggcccagACCTTCGCCGGTCCCTCTGACTACTGGAGCGTCGAGCATGGTGCAGCCGACGAGGGGAGCAGTGTAGGGCACTGGTCTCGCATTTCCTCCCACGAAGACTTTGCCCTCACTGACGGgccctcatcgccctcgGGCTCGCGGCGCTCCTCTGCGGCCCCCTCGAGGTCAATGTCAATTGCCTCAACCGGATTGATGCCTTCTGAACTCGCCGAGGACATTTCGTGGGTGGACGACATGGAGACACCCGGCCCTCTTCACTCAGCTCCGGGCTCTACTACGGCTCTCGACGGCACCATGCATGGAGCGTACACCGAGGATGCTCCTCGAAGGCAATTCCGAGAGCGATCTCCCAGCATGGCCGATTCCATCATTTCTCACATGTCTTCTGTTGACTATAACCCCTACGCACACGATCCCTTTGGCGAGGACTATTCCTTTGTCCCCTGCTTCACGTTTGATCAGGCTAGGTCTACATTCCGTGATACAGTTCTGGGTTTGGAGTACCTCCACTACCAGGGCGTCGTTCATCGAGACATCAAACCAGCCAACCTCCTTTGGACCAAGGACCACCGCGTCAAGATTTCCGACTTTGGTGTTTCCTACTTTGGGCGGCCCATCCGCGACGGTGAACCCGACGATACCGTATCCGAGTCTGAAGCTAaggactttgacgacgaccTGGAACTGGCCAAGACTGTCGGCACtcccgccttcttcgccccTGAGCTCTGCTATACGGACGTTGACAGTAAACATCAGCCCAAAGTCTCGGAGCAAATCGATGTATGGTCACTTGGTGTGACGTTGTACTGTCTCATCTTCGCTCGTATTCCGTTCCTGGCTGAGGATGAATTTCAAATGTTCCGAAAGATTGCAACTGAAGACGTGCACATCCCCCGTCGCCGCTTAAAGCCCGTTGATCCTTCAACCTCTCCGGCAGAGCACTCTCTTTATAAAAGACAGAATGCACATCCATACCGGGATGATAATGATCTAGAGTATGAGGACGTGGACAATCTTTTGTACGACCTCCTTCGCCAGATGCTGACCAAGAATCCGGAGAAGCGAATTCGTCTCCGGGATATCAAGCGACACCCTTGGGTTGTCCATGGCATCAACAACGTCGTGGGCTGGCTCGATGACACTGATCCAGCACGTCCTTCACAGGGCAGGAAGATCCAAGTCGACGAGAAAGAAATGTCATACGCGGTCGTTCCCCTCACCTTTTTGGAACGAGCCCGATCAGTCGTGAAGAAGGCGGTGGGCAGGGTCATGCATCCGCTTGTGGAACGCAGCGACAGCAAATCACGAAGACGAGCCACCAGCAGCGTAGCAAGCTCCGCTGGCGACAGCATATTTAAAAATGGGGGTGCGAACCTGCATCCCGGTTTTGAACGGCGACCAAGTCTTCGTGGCGAGGACTACTTTGGCAGCGTTGCCAAAGACGTGCTTGCAGGATCCAGCCAGCCGGCCATCACGGCTCCCTCGACTGCTACTGTTCAGACCGATGGTGCGTATGACCCCCTTGCCACAGTTTTGCAGCCAGTCGAAGGTGCCAAGGATCACCGCCACCATCAGCTATGGACCGCTCCTGGAAACAATGATGCCAGCAACGGCAGCTCTGACTTCGCCTCCGCAACCGCGTGCTCTCGACGATTTCAGCGCCATGCTGGCCACCGCAAAATGGCGCCGCAATTTCTGCAGCTTGCCCCAGCTCTTCCTGAAACACAGTCCACCCCCGTCACGCCCCATGTAGAAGTGCATCCACAGCTCCCCCGGGATGGCAGTCGGAGGTCCCGTGCTCTTGAATCCCAAAGCGAAGACAACTCCCGATCTGCGTCGATTGAGCGGGGCGTCTTTATGAGTGCAGATAAGCGTACCAACGGGTCTTGTTCTGTTTCGACAGCCACAGCATCTGGAACCATGCATCGCCATCCCGGTCCCATTAGATCTCTGGACTTGGGAAGAGGAAGTAGAGGAGGATACAATACCCCTTCCCCGCTGTCTTCGTCACCACAAGCAAGTTCTGCTACGTACCAACACGGGCAGCCTCGCTCCGATCCAAATCTCCAAAACCGATTTGGATTTGGCGTCAATGCTCAGCAAACTGCTGCAGCACAAGGCCACGGGGCCAAGGCCTCAGTTTCCCTGGTAGACCAGAGCGGCTTTATATCTATGAGCCCTGAAACAATCCAAGCGGCTGTCGAGCCTCTCTGCCAGTCTCAAATATTGTCTCCCCGAAAGGTCGAGCCCGCCAATGTCCCCTGTCCGCCGTCACCAGGTTCGCAAGATTGGACGCAGCATCCggcagcgccgccgagaGATGACACCATGACCACAACCAAGTCATCTAGCCTGGAATCAATGGATGGCATGGGAACGCCTCTCACGAGTCCGAGCGAGACGACTAGCCCTTTACATACGGACCCCCCCAAGAGCGCCTCCGGACGCCTTCTAGTGTTCCAATCGGATCCGTCACTCCCCGCTCTGCTAAGCGGTGCCAGTTCCGTTTCTGCCGATATGGAAGCTGAACACTTGGCTAGGTCCGGTAGTGGTGGACAAACATGCCGATATGAAGGATCCTCCGAGGCGATCACGCCACCTGCACTTGTGAAGGAACCAGCCAGTGGATTTCCcatgacttcaatgtttaaGCATTCCCAAAGCTTGGGTGGCGACTCCTCGCTACACCTGCAGCTTGAACATGACAGAACACATACTACTGAGGACATGGACTCTCGGACACCTCgtgtcgacgaggacgacgataGTGATGAAGGGATTTTCCTCATGACCAAGTCTAAGAAGAAAGCATCGCCAACCAGTGCGTCACACTCGTCTCGTCCGTTTGAGGCTAAAAGACGCGACACTGGTGCGAGCACGGCTAGCGACGAGACAGCCAAGAAGGTGTCCGTCTATGACGAAGATTCCATGCGTCTCCGGGACTCATGA
- the vpr_0 gene encoding Minor extracellular protease vpr, whose translation MSLLAAAATALAASARVPGGYIVELQDGHDASAVLGALNDEATTRMKLDYKLFKGVSIQLHDVKNAEKKAEKIAQMPAVKNVWPIDLFGVPESNVRVVGTPEAGKISSRDGIKADTFSPHVMTQVDKLRARGVTGKGVKVAIIDTGIDYTHPALGNNCFGKGCLVSFGTDLVGDAYTGSNTPVPDNDPMDCNGHGSHVAGIVAAQPNPHGFTGAAPNVTLGAYRVFGCDGLAGNDILISAFNKAFEDGAQIISASIVGALGWTEEPWAVAVSRIVEQGVPCAISAGNDGDHGLFYISTAANGKGVTAVASYDNILTPSVHFHAGYSVDGGKATDFLYVPGTPALQGVSMPLYATSLDSTIANDACTALPDNTPDLGKYIVLVRRGTCLFADKAVNLAAKGAKYIIVYNNVAGDFAPTLDDSASLMNGSGMVTPEIGASWVKSLKAGSKVNVDFVSFSKSQSVTSEVGNNVTGGAISLFSSWGPTWEMDFKPQIGAPGGNILSTYPVAKGSYAVMSGTSMSCPITAAIIALVSEVRGTRDPRLINDLLSATANPQLFNDGKQFYSRLAPAAQQGGGMVQAYDAAYTTSLLSPSSLSFNDTDHRVRELNLTITNTGKNPATYRLGQVSSLTMYTLQKGSVYPMAFPNEAAGSYASLAFSQDSVTVAPGEQAVVHVVATPPGGLDGARLALWSGYITVNGTDGSSLSMPYQGLTDSLRNSTVLASDQSWIFHSNDSKKYVKAPDNTTFLLPAAGSAGADDVLPAVYVGLALGSSQVKIDVVPMTTCPPKNLTTETMGIKTIGQPSGFPSFWNPRGVSWWSWDGKLDSGRYAPAGKYQFVTRALRIYGDESKTQDWDVARTQSFYIKYRN comes from the exons ATGTCGCTTCTTGCGGCCGCTGCGACAGCTCTGGCCGCATCAGCTCGAGTCCCCGGAGGATATATCGTGGAActtcaagacggccat GACGCCTCAGCTGTGCTCGGAGCTCTGAACGACGAAGCCACCACTCGCATGAAGCTTGACTACAAGCTTTTCAAGGGCGTATCTATCCAGCTGCACGATGTTAAAAATGCCGAGAAAAAGGCAGAAAAGATTGCTCAAATGCCAGCGGTCAAGAACGTCTGGCCAATTGACCTCTTTGGCGTGCCCGAGTCCAATGTTCGCGTGGTCGGAACACCAGAAGCCGGCAAGATCTCCAGCCGAGATGGTATAAAGGCCGACACCTTCTCGCCTCACGTCATGACTCAGGTGGACAAACTTAGAGCCAGGGGAGTCACGGGAAAAGGCGTAAAAGTAGCCATTATCGATACTGGCATCGACTACACGCATCCTGCCCTGGGCAACAATTGCTTCGGCAAGGGCTGTCTCGTGTCATTTGGCACCGATCTTGTTGGCGACGCCTACACTGGATCCAACACCCCGGTGCCGGACAACGACCCCATGGACTGCAACGGACACGGATCACACGTTGCCGGTATTGTCGCTGCTCAGCCAAATCCCCATGGGTTTACTGGCGCGGCCCCTAATGTCACCCTTGGCGCCTATCGTGTATTTGGATGTGACGGCCTGGCTGGCAATGACATTCTTATTTCCGCCTTTAATAAAGCTTTTGAAGATGGCGCTCAGATTATTAGCGCATCTATCGTCGGGGCCCTCGGCTGGACTGAAGAGCCCTGGGCCGTCGCCGTTTCTCGGATTGTTGAACAAGGCGTCCCCTGCGCCATCTCGGCCGGCAACGATGGCGATCATGGACTCTTCTACATCAGTACTGCTGCCAACGGCAAGGGAGTTACCGCCGTCGCGTCGTACGACAACATTCTCACGCCCTCTGTGCACTTCCATGCCGGCTACAGCGTCGATGGCGGCAAAGCAACAGACTTCCTCTATGTTCCCGGAACGCCGGCCCTCCAAGGTGTTTCCATGCCGCTCTATGCCACCAGTCTTGATAGCACTATTGCCAATGACGCTTGCACTGCTCTGCCGGATAACACGCCTGATCTGGGCAAGTACATCGTTCTTGTCCGTCGTGGCACCTGTCTCTTTGCAGACAAGGCTGTCAACCTAGCCGCCAAAGGAGCCAAGTACATAATTGTTTATAACAACGTTGCCGGCGACTTTGCCCCCACGCTTGATGACTCTGCGTCTCTCATGAACGGCTCTGGCATGGTCACCCCTGAAATTGGTGCTTCGTGGGTGAAGAGCCTCAAGGCCGGGTCCAAAGTCAACGTCGACTTTGTCAGCTTTTCCAAGTCCCAGTCTGTTACAAGCGAGGTTGGCAACAATGTCACCGGCGGCGCAATCAGCCTCTTTTCCTCTTGGGGCCCGACTTGGGAAATGGATTTTAAACCGCAAATCGGCGCCCCTGGAGGCAACATCCTGTCGACATACCCTGTTGCCAAGGGCAGCTATGccgtcatgtctggtacctCCATGTCCTGCCCTATCACGGCTGCCATTATTGCCCTAGTTTCAGAAGTCAGAGGCACGCGCGATCCTCGGCTCATAAATGACCTTCTCTCTGCTACCGCCAATCCGCAGCTATTCAATGACGGCAAGCAGTTCTACAGCAGACTTGCCCCGGCTGCCCAAcaaggcggcggcatggTCCAAGCCTACGACGCCGCGTACACGACATCCCTCCTATCGCCCTCTAGCCTTTCTTTCAATGACACCGACCATCGGGTTCGCGAGCTTAACCTCACCATCACTAATACCGGCAAGAACCCGGCAACGTATCGACTCGGCCAAGTCTCATCCCTGACCATGTACACTCTACAAAAAGGCTCAGTATACCCAATGGCCTTCCCAAACGAGGCAGCGGGCTCCTACGCCAGTCTTGCATTCTCGCAGGACAGCGTGACCGTCGCCCCCGGCGAGCAAGCAGTAGTGCACGTCGTGGCCACACCACccggcggccttgacggcgcCCGTCTCGCCCTCTGGTCCGGCTACATCACCGTCAACGGGACCGACGGCTCGTCCCTGTCGATGCCGTACCAGGGCCTCACCGACTCCCTGCGCAACTCGACAGTGCTTGCCTCCGACCAGTCCTGGATCTTCCACTCCAACGACTCCAAGAAGTACGTCAAGGCGCCCGACAACACCACGTTCCTGCTTCCCGCCGCGGGGAGTGCCGGCGCAGACGACGTCCTTCCAGCAGTCTACGTCGGCCTCGCGCTCGGGTCGTCCCAGGTGAAAATCGACGTGGTGCCCATGACCACGTGTCCGCCCAAGAACCTCACCACCGAAACCATgggcatcaagaccatcGGCCAGCCCTCCGGGTTCCCTAGCTTTTGGAACCCAAGGGGCGTCAGCTGGTGGTCCTGGGACGGCAAGCTCGACTCAGGCAGGTACGCGCCTGCAGGGAAGTATCAGTTCGTAACCAGGGCGCTCAGGATCTACGGCGACGAGAGCAAGACGCAGGACTGGGATGTGGCCAGGACGCAGTCGTTTTATATCAAGTATCGCAACTAA
- the lplA gene encoding Lipoate-protein ligase A: protein MSRWGPSMRRFTSALKTTCHQTRLFSVEAAAHHANKTQVYISRSNDPLLNLSVEHRLLQTTPPESTILLLYVNSPCVVFGRNQNPWLEVNLSRLAQIVNRPDEIGWKDSAVKLVRRRSGGGTVFHDLGNVNFSVICPPQAFDRDKHAEMIVRALKSLGRPTTSVNKRHDIVMDVQLDGKPAHSTFKISGSAYKLTRLRSLHHGTCLLRSPNLSNISGMLRSPAEPFVKARGVDSVRSPVRNVDLDVEVFKDAVVGEFAKMYGDFDVQTEFDSRASQDQRIASGYEELRSKDWIYGQTPRFTFCTHPFEEDPRHRPELSFDHKLHFEARHGIIERFSIGGQQNFSEQQLINRSLHDISNWDTQLFQAGLGRKDAYDVGSWMNRILGTEFTQISSPAAI, encoded by the exons ATGTCTCGCTGGGGCCCTTCGATGAGGCGGTTCACCTCGGCCCTCAAGACAACATGTCATCAGACACGCCTCTTCTCTGTCGAGGCTGCCGCTCACCACGCCAACAAGACACAAGTCTACATATCCAGGTCCAATGATCCTCTCTTGAACCTCTCCGTCGAGCATAGACTGCTGCAAACAACTCCGCCAGAGTCGACTATTTTATTGCTCTACGTTAACTCGCCAtgcgtcgtctttggccgGAACCAGAATCCGTGGCTGGAGGTCAATCTATCGCGACTTGCGCAAATTGTGAACCGCCCAGACGAAATCGGATGGAAAGACTCTGCGGTCAAGCTTGTTAGAAGGCGCTCTGGTGGTGGAACAGTGTTTCACGACCTTGGCAATGTCAACTTCAGCGTCATTTGCCCTCCGCAGGCGTTTGATCGAGATAAACATGCGGAAATGATAGTTCGGGCGCTTAAGTCACTGGGACGACCAACTACGAGCGTTAACAAACGGCACGACATCGTCATGGACGTACAATTAGATGGCAAGCCGGCTCACAGCACATTCAAAATCTCCGGCTCTGCGTACAAGCTGACGCGTTTGCGATCCTTGCACCACGGTACATGTCTTCTTCGCAGTCCCAATCTGTCAAATATCTCGGGGATGCTTCGGTCGCCGGCAGAGCCCTTTGTGAAAGCCAGGGGTGTTGATAGTGTGCGGAGTCCGGTGAGGAATGTGGACTTGGATGTCGAGGTGTTCAAGGACGCGGTTGTCGGAGAGTTTGCCAAAATGTATGGTGACTTTGACGTGCAGACAGAATTCGACAGTCGCGCATCTCAGGATCAAAGGATAGCCAGTGGGTACGAAGAACTGCGATCCAAGGATTGGATATATGGACAAACCCCGCGGTTCACATTTTGCACTCATCCGTTTGAGGAGgatcctcgccatcggcctGAACTATCATTTGAT CATAAACTTCACTTTGAAGCAAGACATGGCATTATTGAACGATTTAGCATTGGCGGGCAGCAAAACTTTAGCGAACAGCAGCTTATCAATCGTTCTCTTCATGACATATCCAACTGGGACACGCAGCTTTTTCAGGCTGGCCTGGGAAGGAAAGATGCCTACGACGTTGGAAGCTGGATGAACCGAATTCTTGGCACCGAATTTACACAAATCTCGTCGCCTGCTGCCATCTAA
- the ARO2 gene encoding Chorismate synthase, which translates to MSAFSSSNSPHHPTRQTSTASIAQHVHLRTLLPVTTAGESHGKSVSCIVDNCPPGLALVEDDIQPQLNRRRPGQSAITTPHQRPKDYGNKTIDLYPRPSHADWTYIEKHGVKASSGGG; encoded by the exons ATGTCCGCTTTTTCTTCCTCCAATTCTCCTCACCATCCCACGAGACAAACCTCAACAGCATCAATCGCCCAGCATGTCCACCTTCGGACACTACTTCCGGTTACAAC CGCTGGCGAGTCCCACGGCAAATCCGTCTCTTGCATCGTCGACAACTGCCCACCGGGCCTTGCCCTCGTCGAAGACGACATCCAGCCTCAGCTAAACCGCCGGCGACCAGGCCAATCGGCCATCACCACGCCGC ACCAGCGACCCAAGGACTATGGAAACAAGACCATTGACCTCTACCCGCGCCCCAGCCACGCCGACTGGACCTACATCGAGAAGCACGGCGTTAAGGCCAGCTCCGGCGGCGGCTAA
- the aro-2_0 gene encoding Chorismate synthase, with protein MYGVEIVAFVTSVGNIKLFGDTDAMSADPTFLSLADTITHDKRMEVRVAGLRDQNDSTGGTVTYAPSGLGEPAFNKLEALIGHAMLSIPAVKGFEIGPGPK; from the exons ATGTACGGCGTGGAAATTGTCGCCTTTGTCACGTCGGTTGGCAATATCAAGCTCTTCGGCGATACGGACGCCATGAGCGCCGACCCCACGTTCCTCAGCCTAGCCGACACAATTACCCAcgacaag CGCATGGAGGTCCGCGTCGCCGGCCTGCGCGACCAAAACGACAGCACCGGCGGCACGGTAACGTACGCCCCCTCCGGCCTCGGCGAGCCGGCCTTTAACAAGCTCGAGGCCCTCATCGGCCACGCTATGCTCTCTATCCCCGCTGTCAAGGGCTTCGAGATCGGCCCCGGGCCGAAATAA